In the Chryseobacterium sp. MYb264 genome, one interval contains:
- a CDS encoding acyltransferase family protein, whose protein sequence is MMKQVINAVQPKPHYVILDGLRGVGAIMVLLVHLFETFSLEDHTTMIINHGYLAVDLFFMLSGYVISYAYDSRWNRMSIKGFLTRRWIRLQPMIIIGSLLGASLFYFQQSEILGWERIGETPVWKLLLVTFIGMTIIPVGKSLDIRGWDEMYPLNGTNWTLFFEYIAYIFYALILRKISKLGLGILLGIAAGFMVHHAFTNSSGVVTGGWSFSDTVHLRIGFIRMSFSFLSGMFLARIFSLKSVKYAFFTTSVILIAALSVPHLGAEYGKNAFYECLVLMMIFPLLILMSAGGKVSNPTEKKICLFLGNISYPMYIIHFPFIYVFRAWAANENKTLQDTESWIYGILIMIICFVSAYLFMRFYERPLRKWLSTKLLPDQQ, encoded by the coding sequence ATGATGAAACAGGTTATTAACGCTGTGCAGCCTAAGCCTCATTATGTAATTCTCGATGGTTTACGCGGGGTAGGCGCCATAATGGTACTTCTGGTACACCTTTTTGAAACTTTTTCCCTTGAGGATCATACCACCATGATCATTAATCACGGCTATCTGGCAGTAGATCTCTTCTTTATGCTTTCAGGATATGTCATCAGCTATGCTTACGATAGCCGATGGAACAGGATGTCGATAAAAGGCTTTCTTACCCGTCGCTGGATAAGGCTGCAACCTATGATTATAATCGGATCTCTGTTGGGGGCTTCCTTATTTTACTTTCAGCAGTCGGAGATTCTGGGCTGGGAAAGAATCGGAGAAACACCCGTGTGGAAATTATTGCTCGTTACGTTCATCGGCATGACGATTATTCCAGTAGGAAAAAGCCTGGATATCAGAGGATGGGATGAAATGTATCCGTTGAATGGTACGAACTGGACTCTCTTTTTCGAATATATTGCTTATATTTTTTATGCGCTGATTCTCCGGAAAATATCAAAATTAGGATTGGGAATTTTATTGGGAATTGCTGCCGGTTTTATGGTTCATCATGCCTTTACAAACTCAAGTGGTGTGGTTACCGGTGGTTGGTCTTTCAGTGATACTGTTCATTTGAGAATAGGATTTATCAGAATGTCTTTTTCTTTTCTCAGCGGGATGTTTCTGGCGAGAATTTTCAGCCTCAAATCCGTAAAATATGCCTTTTTTACAACCAGTGTCATTTTAATTGCAGCACTTTCTGTCCCTCATTTGGGTGCAGAGTACGGAAAAAATGCTTTCTACGAGTGTCTTGTATTGATGATGATCTTCCCACTACTTATTTTAATGAGTGCCGGCGGAAAAGTATCCAATCCGACAGAGAAAAAAATATGTCTTTTTTTAGGTAATATCTCTTATCCCATGTATATTATTCATTTTCCCTTTATTTACGTTTTCAGAGCATGGGCAGCCAATGAAAATAAAACGCTACAGGATACCGAATCCTGGATCTATGGCATTTTAATAATGATTATTTGTTTTGTCTCTGCCTATCTTTTCATGAGGTTTTATGAAAGGCCTCTCAGAAAATGGCTCAGTACCAAACTGCTGCCGGATCAACAGTAG
- a CDS encoding AAA family ATPase, translating into MTQNIEKLNKVLSYVKDTFVGKNDVVDLLGICLLARENAFLYGPPGTAKSAIVRTLANTVKDGKNFEYLLTRFTEPNEIFGPFDIRKLKEGELLTNTEGMMPEASMVFLDEIFNANSAILNSLLMALNEKIFKRGKETKQLPALMFVGASNVLPEDEALNALFDRFLIRINVDYVHPDLLQQVLLAGRKLENLVETESPEILAHEIKELQGLCRSIDLKPIYEVYLNTIISLRNTGIAISDRRAVKLQNLIAASALICGRNEAILSDLWVLKHIWDTEEQIEILEGIINRTIEKDENPQSHPQALQNKTPNPEEVMKDVKVLIEKWESGALSFEEQNVIKDKLRYLQTRCDWIKNPEQKQFIQKEIESLWQKILQSA; encoded by the coding sequence ATGACTCAGAATATAGAAAAATTAAACAAAGTGCTGTCCTACGTAAAAGACACTTTTGTTGGAAAAAATGATGTCGTAGATCTATTGGGAATCTGCCTTCTGGCAAGAGAAAACGCCTTTTTGTACGGTCCTCCGGGAACGGCGAAATCTGCGATTGTAAGAACATTGGCCAATACCGTAAAAGATGGCAAAAACTTCGAATACCTTTTGACACGTTTTACCGAACCCAACGAAATTTTTGGTCCTTTTGATATCCGAAAATTAAAGGAAGGCGAACTATTGACGAATACTGAAGGAATGATGCCGGAAGCTTCAATGGTTTTTCTGGATGAGATCTTCAATGCCAATTCAGCGATTTTGAACTCTCTGTTGATGGCTTTGAACGAAAAGATCTTCAAAAGAGGAAAGGAAACCAAGCAACTTCCTGCCTTAATGTTTGTTGGCGCAAGTAATGTTCTTCCCGAAGATGAAGCGCTGAATGCTTTGTTCGATCGTTTTTTGATCAGAATTAATGTAGATTATGTACATCCTGATCTTCTTCAGCAGGTACTTTTAGCCGGAAGAAAACTGGAAAATCTTGTGGAAACAGAAAGTCCGGAAATTTTAGCTCATGAGATCAAAGAACTTCAGGGTTTGTGCAGAAGTATCGATTTAAAGCCTATTTATGAAGTGTATTTAAACACGATTATCAGTCTTAGAAATACAGGAATTGCTATTTCCGACCGTAGAGCGGTGAAGTTGCAGAATCTGATTGCTGCAAGTGCTTTGATTTGCGGAAGAAATGAAGCCATTCTATCTGATTTATGGGTGCTGAAACATATTTGGGACACCGAAGAGCAGATTGAAATTTTGGAAGGTATCATTAACAGGACGATTGAAAAAGATGAAAACCCTCAGTCTCATCCTCAGGCATTGCAAAATAAAACGCCGAACCCTGAAGAAGTAATGAAAGATGTTAAAGTTTTAATTGAAAAGTGGGAAAGCGGAGCATTAAGTTTTGAAGAGCAGAATGTTATCAAAGATAAATTAAGATACCTTCAAACGCGTTGCGACTGGATCAAAAATCCTGAACAGAAACAATTTATTCAAAAAGAAATTGAAAGTCTATGGCAGAAGATTCTCCAAAGTGCATAA
- a CDS encoding APC family permease has product MELRIKPFPKNSYPKKGILIKGSSPLLWFQEMEGLGIDLNEVKSFAIPSDEPNILYGCFLIFNGSAPNEIGRNAYFQSVDDRLFIPENTIFYPQILPEEWKTAGSEYLIMHPDFGLVKLSEQIDWMEVIQNPVLDLSKVRKPSNGVKIPSEIQSYTVEMDDEKVLEALSKPKTDEEWMKDLPFDLKKVLAGNKKEIEKYLKYIEQYPERIVDLGVPLDVMGTSRGDGFEKFQFGGKMFGGGGFLGNLFGGNGKNIFGNLFGGNKNPDGAFAEENGSGKRSYFWIFWVILIVFSVVRLIIKVNDSSSNEVLGNSEHTNAGTVSPIPQDALIFQSGVTEIDMKIDSIYGKQRNELSKEMNKTRNVYANNNDAMIEDHLHRGGRKIEKVEDDVFFLKNRMKRSKDSLKQIYREKIINEIESKSKNIQKEISDSIKKSSNGNPVDKAVVKSVWNKKQILMIDSLGRFYGTLEEPDLPIIHDSKLRTNDAENIPEEKGSTFMEIIWLIIFMVGVVGILNLLVAKNKIDIGGSNVPVGVKVLLMTILAGMMIYIFYPLVEMFGYNWFVVLLICCVMALLYHLFRRDKTILKSNKNE; this is encoded by the coding sequence ATGGAACTAAGAATTAAACCTTTTCCGAAAAACAGCTATCCGAAGAAAGGAATTTTGATAAAAGGTTCTTCGCCTTTGCTATGGTTTCAGGAAATGGAAGGATTGGGAATTGATCTGAATGAGGTGAAATCTTTTGCGATTCCGTCTGATGAACCGAATATTTTATACGGTTGTTTTCTGATTTTCAATGGCTCTGCTCCCAATGAAATTGGAAGGAATGCTTATTTTCAGTCGGTTGATGATCGATTGTTTATTCCGGAAAACACAATTTTTTATCCACAGATTTTACCTGAAGAATGGAAAACCGCCGGCTCGGAATATCTCATTATGCATCCCGATTTCGGTTTGGTTAAATTATCAGAGCAGATTGATTGGATGGAAGTGATTCAAAATCCTGTGTTGGACTTATCTAAAGTTCGGAAACCTTCAAATGGAGTTAAAATTCCTTCCGAAATTCAGAGTTATACCGTGGAAATGGATGATGAGAAAGTGTTGGAAGCATTGTCAAAACCAAAAACCGATGAAGAATGGATGAAAGATTTGCCATTCGATTTGAAAAAGGTACTGGCCGGAAATAAAAAAGAAATTGAAAAATATTTAAAATATATTGAACAGTATCCTGAAAGAATTGTTGATCTGGGAGTACCGTTAGATGTGATGGGAACTTCGCGCGGCGATGGCTTTGAAAAGTTTCAGTTTGGAGGAAAAATGTTTGGCGGTGGCGGATTTTTGGGCAATCTTTTCGGAGGAAATGGAAAAAATATCTTTGGAAATCTTTTCGGCGGAAATAAAAATCCGGACGGTGCTTTTGCTGAAGAAAATGGTTCAGGAAAAAGAAGTTATTTCTGGATATTTTGGGTGATTTTGATTGTTTTTTCTGTGGTAAGATTAATCATTAAAGTGAATGACAGTTCCTCAAATGAAGTGCTTGGGAATTCTGAGCATACCAATGCAGGAACCGTTTCGCCTATACCTCAGGACGCCTTGATTTTCCAATCCGGAGTGACTGAGATTGATATGAAAATTGACTCCATTTATGGTAAGCAAAGGAATGAACTTTCAAAGGAAATGAACAAAACACGAAATGTGTATGCCAATAATAATGATGCCATGATAGAAGATCATCTTCACAGAGGTGGCAGAAAAATTGAGAAAGTAGAAGACGATGTTTTCTTCCTTAAAAACAGAATGAAAAGATCAAAAGATTCTTTAAAACAAATATATCGTGAGAAAATTATAAATGAGATTGAATCAAAATCAAAAAATATTCAAAAAGAAATTTCAGATTCAATTAAAAAATCGAGCAACGGAAATCCTGTTGATAAAGCTGTGGTAAAAAGCGTCTGGAACAAAAAACAAATTTTAATGATCGATTCTTTAGGACGTTTTTACGGAACACTTGAAGAACCGGATTTACCGATTATTCACGATTCTAAGCTGAGAACCAATGATGCGGAAAATATTCCTGAAGAAAAAGGTTCTACGTTTATGGAGATTATCTGGTTGATTATTTTCATGGTCGGTGTTGTGGGAATTTTAAATCTTTTGGTAGCAAAAAATAAAATTGATATTGGCGGAAGTAATGTTCCGGTGGGTGTGAAGGTTCTATTAATGACGATTCTCGCGGGTATGATGATCTACATTTTTTATCCTTTGGTGGAAATGTTTGGTTACAACTGGTTTGTAGTTTTGCTGATCTGCTGCGTGATGGCGCTTCTTTATCATTTGTTCCGAAGAGATAAAACGATTTTAAAATCCAACAAAAATGAATAA
- a CDS encoding IS5 family transposase: MLGKIREDLQQNLFKTRLTELINMEHPVVKLAGEISWDKMESEFEKLFSENGRPSIAIRKIAGMLLLKEMFKESDESVIERWIENAYWQYFTGETFFQTEQPFDPSNFVHFRKRIGDKGLEFLLGQSVSLHPKAKTEDEVQVDTTVQEKNITFPTDAKLAKKVIDNCRKIAEKESVVQRQSYRRVSKQLLRDAFFGHHPRRQKKAKMARKKLRTIGKRVLRELERKLPKDVLKGYEDVFKIYLKALTQERTTKDKIYSLHEPQVACIAKGKSGKAYEFGTKVAVVRGRKTGIISSVKRFSGNPHDSKTLEESLAQSERVRKSVGGTRPTKATTDRGFKGIKEVEGTAILLPAKKEKTKYGQQVARLRFRARAAIEPCISHLKRNHSLGLNFLKGVAGDINNALLAGIGYNLKMRLNQIKQQILLWLELVLRIFLGKYNFQSQKTAF; this comes from the coding sequence ATGTTAGGCAAAATAAGAGAGGATTTACAGCAGAATTTATTCAAGACCAGGCTTACGGAGCTTATTAATATGGAGCATCCGGTGGTAAAATTAGCTGGGGAGATTTCCTGGGATAAAATGGAGTCAGAGTTTGAGAAATTATTTTCAGAAAACGGAAGACCTTCTATTGCTATCCGTAAAATAGCAGGAATGCTTTTGCTCAAGGAAATGTTTAAAGAAAGTGATGAAAGTGTAATAGAGAGATGGATTGAGAATGCGTATTGGCAATATTTTACCGGAGAAACCTTTTTCCAGACAGAGCAGCCTTTCGATCCGAGCAATTTTGTACACTTCAGAAAAAGAATTGGAGATAAGGGTTTGGAATTTCTTTTGGGACAAAGCGTTTCTCTCCATCCCAAAGCCAAAACAGAAGATGAAGTTCAGGTAGATACGACGGTTCAGGAGAAGAACATTACCTTTCCTACCGATGCCAAATTAGCAAAAAAAGTAATCGACAATTGTAGAAAAATAGCAGAAAAAGAGAGCGTTGTACAAAGACAAAGCTACAGAAGAGTGAGCAAACAATTATTGCGGGACGCTTTTTTTGGACATCATCCCAGAAGACAGAAGAAGGCAAAAATGGCGAGGAAAAAGCTCAGGACGATTGGTAAAAGAGTTCTTCGGGAATTGGAAAGAAAACTTCCTAAAGATGTTTTGAAAGGCTACGAAGACGTTTTTAAAATTTACCTTAAAGCACTCACCCAAGAACGTACCACGAAAGATAAAATTTACAGTCTTCACGAGCCACAAGTTGCGTGTATTGCGAAAGGAAAATCGGGAAAAGCATACGAGTTTGGGACAAAAGTAGCAGTAGTAAGAGGTCGGAAAACAGGGATCATCAGCTCGGTAAAGAGATTTTCTGGCAATCCTCACGATAGTAAAACTCTTGAAGAATCATTGGCACAGAGTGAGAGGGTAAGAAAATCCGTTGGCGGAACAAGACCTACGAAAGCCACTACAGACAGAGGATTTAAAGGAATCAAAGAAGTGGAAGGAACAGCAATTTTGCTTCCCGCAAAAAAAGAAAAAACAAAATATGGGCAACAAGTAGCCAGATTAAGATTCCGGGCAAGAGCAGCCATAGAACCTTGTATCTCTCATTTAAAAAGAAACCACTCCTTAGGATTAAACTTCCTGAAAGGAGTGGCTGGAGATATTAATAATGCATTATTAGCAGGGATTGGATACAATTTGAAGATGAGATTGAATCAAATCAAACAACAAATTCTTCTTTGGCTCGAACTTGTTCTCCGAATCTTTTTAGGCAAATATAATTTTCAAAGTCAAAAAACAGCTTTTTAA
- a CDS encoding ribonuclease H-like YkuK family protein, producing METQQQTWQNMTGKIFQHSITQLVEEAIIREQANGHRLKVCVGSDSHVYGDAINYATAVVFIREGKGAFTFIRKEREIQNISIKERMLNEVNKSVEIAYAICSILETYDVEMEVHADINTDPDFKSNVALRDAMGYILGMGYVFKAKPYAFASSNCADMMV from the coding sequence ATGGAAACGCAACAACAAACATGGCAGAACATGACGGGAAAAATTTTCCAACACTCTATCACACAGTTGGTAGAAGAAGCCATCATCCGCGAACAGGCAAATGGGCACCGACTGAAAGTGTGTGTGGGTTCAGACTCCCACGTTTACGGTGATGCCATTAATTATGCTACGGCAGTTGTCTTTATTCGTGAGGGAAAAGGAGCGTTTACCTTTATCAGAAAAGAAAGAGAAATACAGAATATCAGTATCAAAGAGCGAATGCTGAACGAGGTGAACAAATCCGTGGAAATCGCTTATGCCATTTGCTCTATTCTGGAAACTTATGATGTGGAAATGGAGGTACACGCAGACATTAACACCGACCCGGATTTCAAATCCAACGTCGCTTTGAGAGACGCTATGGGATATATTCTGGGAATGGGATATGTGTTTAAAGCAAAACCTTACGCATTCGCAAGTTCAAATTGTGCTGATATGATGGTGTAA
- a CDS encoding ATP-grasp domain-containing protein: MKTILIINGEKYWKDYFAGFNVVQKKVQTSEFIVKDAELYVIDADGACKPDVIFWRLGAINPEAKHRNILELIEYSGIPCVNSASTLLMGYERLSMLNRLKKLGLPVIDFNVATNTDQLKNLEMQFPFVVKVGNHHGGYGKSLVSTEEQWEELKDLLFIHQDYVTTEKFINYKYDIRYLAVNDKVWAMKRKGKYWKANSLTQEYQIIEPEKEWIEKVKLLQKNIKADIVAIDVLETENGEKVILEYNDIPGLSGFPEDAKLELANIVKSK, encoded by the coding sequence ATGAAAACAATTTTAATCATTAACGGAGAAAAATACTGGAAAGATTATTTTGCAGGATTTAATGTGGTTCAGAAGAAAGTTCAGACCTCAGAATTTATTGTAAAAGATGCTGAATTATATGTGATTGATGCAGATGGAGCCTGCAAACCGGATGTGATTTTTTGGAGATTGGGAGCGATAAATCCTGAAGCAAAACACAGAAATATTTTAGAATTAATCGAATATTCAGGAATTCCTTGTGTAAACTCAGCTTCAACATTATTAATGGGTTACGAAAGATTATCAATGTTAAACAGATTGAAAAAACTAGGATTACCTGTTATTGATTTTAATGTAGCAACCAATACAGACCAATTGAAAAATCTGGAAATGCAATTTCCTTTTGTGGTTAAAGTTGGAAATCATCACGGTGGATACGGAAAAAGTCTGGTTTCGACTGAAGAACAATGGGAAGAACTGAAAGATTTGCTGTTTATCCATCAGGATTATGTGACGACAGAGAAATTTATTAATTATAAATATGACATCCGTTATCTGGCTGTAAATGATAAAGTTTGGGCAATGAAAAGAAAAGGCAAATATTGGAAAGCCAATTCTTTAACCCAAGAATATCAAATCATCGAGCCGGAGAAAGAATGGATAGAAAAAGTAAAACTGTTACAGAAAAACATTAAAGCAGATATTGTTGCGATTGATGTTCTGGAAACAGAAAACGGAGAAAAAGTGATTTTAGAATACAATGATATTCCCGGACTTTCAGGATTTCCTGAAGATGCAAAGCTGGAATTAGCGAATATTGTAAAAAGTAAATAA
- a CDS encoding cyclic-phosphate processing receiver domain-containing protein, with product MELTKRLLFLDDIRYPNEAYQYTKQDIFLRKDWHIVRNYEQFVNRILEKGLPEMISFDHDLADEHYLEPNSQEFVEKTGYDCAKWLVEYCMDNYLDLPKFYCHSMNPVGKENIESFLKNFKNL from the coding sequence ATGGAACTCACAAAAAGATTATTATTTCTGGATGATATAAGATATCCGAACGAGGCATATCAATATACCAAGCAGGATATTTTCCTCAGAAAAGATTGGCATATCGTTCGAAATTATGAGCAGTTTGTCAATAGGATTTTGGAAAAAGGACTTCCTGAAATGATCTCTTTTGACCACGACCTTGCTGATGAACATTATTTGGAACCGAATTCTCAGGAATTTGTCGAAAAAACAGGCTACGATTGTGCAAAATGGCTGGTAGAATATTGTATGGATAACTATCTAGACTTACCAAAATTCTATTGCCACTCAATGAATCCTGTGGGAAAGGAAAATATTGAAAGCTTTTTAAAGAACTTTAAAAATTTGTAA
- a CDS encoding DinB family protein, which yields MNIFRLIQDIKTHLKLSFDEADRWFDKDNETLNFQPSNGGWTVRQILEHIYLTNFYLLILIEKGSKKAMRNHLDLDLNLEIENYTFDQEKFEKVGEYGAFEWIRPEHMEPKGELNLTEIRSLISQQYHQCLHYLELMKNGEGLLCKTTMTVNELGKINVYEYIYFLSLHAQRHVTQMKNNELETIKN from the coding sequence ATGAACATTTTTAGATTAATTCAAGATATAAAAACGCATTTAAAACTAAGTTTTGATGAGGCTGACCGATGGTTTGATAAAGATAATGAAACGTTGAATTTTCAGCCTTCAAACGGAGGTTGGACGGTTCGACAGATTTTAGAACATATTTATCTCACAAATTTTTATTTGTTGATTCTCATTGAAAAGGGTTCAAAAAAAGCAATGCGGAATCATCTCGATCTTGATTTAAATCTTGAAATAGAAAATTATACTTTCGATCAGGAAAAGTTTGAAAAAGTAGGTGAGTACGGTGCTTTTGAATGGATAAGACCCGAACACATGGAACCGAAAGGAGAATTGAATTTAACTGAAATCAGAAGTTTAATTTCTCAGCAATATCATCAATGTTTACATTATTTAGAGTTGATGAAAAATGGCGAAGGTCTTCTCTGTAAAACGACAATGACAGTGAATGAATTAGGGAAAATCAATGTGTATGAATACATTTATTTCCTTTCACTTCACGCTCAGAGACACGTTACTCAGATGAAAAATAATGAATTAGAAACTATTAAAAATTAA
- a CDS encoding RNA ligase, Rnl2 family, translated as MIFKTYNSIENAYQARVIDQIRMHGFGDEVFIVQEKVHGANFSFFTDGKEIKIGKRTAFIEKNEKFFNAHQILEHYRKNVMEVFEKMKTMHPDIETVVIYGELFGGGYKHKEVEPVKDAIKVQKGIEYAPHNEFYAFDIKLNGTTYLDTDLVNQIFEETGFFYAKILFQGTLEDALNYPNVFDSKIPTWLGLPEIENNMCEGTIVKTLKTKYFGNGSRVILKNKNEKWVEKSKVVRKQNKTVHKQINFSEKAQNIWEEIQKYATVNRLNNVVSKIGEFEPKMIGKVIGLFAQDILEDFEKDFPDIFTTIEKEEQKRINKKLNSLVIDIVKEELITAKV; from the coding sequence ATGATTTTCAAAACATATAACTCTATAGAAAACGCTTACCAAGCCCGCGTGATCGATCAGATCAGGATGCATGGGTTTGGGGATGAGGTTTTTATTGTGCAGGAGAAGGTTCATGGTGCTAATTTCTCTTTCTTTACCGACGGAAAGGAGATTAAAATCGGGAAGAGAACCGCTTTCATCGAAAAGAATGAAAAGTTCTTCAATGCACATCAGATTTTAGAACATTACAGAAAAAATGTAATGGAAGTTTTCGAAAAGATGAAAACGATGCATCCCGATATTGAAACTGTAGTGATTTACGGTGAATTGTTCGGTGGCGGTTACAAACATAAAGAAGTGGAACCTGTAAAAGATGCAATAAAAGTTCAAAAAGGTATTGAATACGCACCTCACAATGAGTTTTACGCATTTGATATTAAGTTGAATGGAACTACTTATTTGGATACAGATTTAGTTAATCAAATTTTTGAAGAAACCGGATTTTTCTATGCAAAGATTTTGTTTCAAGGAACTTTGGAAGATGCTTTAAATTATCCGAATGTTTTCGATTCTAAAATTCCGACTTGGTTGGGATTGCCTGAAATCGAGAACAATATGTGTGAAGGAACCATTGTGAAAACTTTGAAAACCAAATATTTTGGAAATGGTTCAAGAGTCATTTTGAAAAATAAAAATGAAAAATGGGTCGAAAAATCTAAAGTGGTAAGAAAACAGAATAAAACTGTTCACAAGCAAATCAACTTTAGCGAAAAAGCTCAAAATATTTGGGAAGAAATCCAAAAATATGCAACTGTAAACAGATTAAATAATGTGGTAAGCAAGATTGGTGAATTCGAACCCAAAATGATTGGGAAAGTAATCGGTCTTTTTGCACAGGATATTTTAGAGGATTTTGAAAAGGACTTTCCAGATATTTTCACAACCATAGAAAAAGAAGAACAAAAAAGAATCAATAAGAAATTGAATTCTTTGGTGATTGATATTGTAAAAGAAGAATTAATTACAGCAAAAGTTTAG
- a CDS encoding RNA ligase 1 family protein, with amino-acid sequence MKKISTLFKKDIHNLGRVINEINPKNNWVFDGKAIATQKFDGSACAVINGKLFKRYDAKKGKTAPAGAIPCQEADLITGHHPHWVACDMNKKEDQYFWEGFNALAELGKVEDGTYELIGEKIQGNPENIKGHLLVKHGDHILSLESLDFEFIKNFLSNPENNMEGIVFHHPADHRMCKIRKSDFGVRRKEVKELVV; translated from the coding sequence ATGAAAAAAATAAGTACATTATTCAAAAAAGATATACATAATTTAGGAAGAGTTATTAACGAAATTAATCCTAAAAACAACTGGGTTTTTGATGGGAAAGCGATTGCTACACAAAAGTTTGATGGTTCTGCGTGTGCAGTGATCAACGGTAAATTATTCAAAAGATACGATGCTAAGAAAGGAAAAACAGCTCCAGCAGGTGCAATTCCGTGTCAGGAAGCAGATCTTATTACCGGTCATCATCCGCATTGGGTAGCGTGTGATATGAATAAAAAAGAAGATCAATACTTTTGGGAAGGCTTCAACGCTTTGGCTGAATTGGGCAAGGTGGAAGATGGAACGTACGAACTCATTGGCGAGAAAATACAAGGAAATCCTGAAAATATTAAAGGTCATTTATTGGTAAAACATGGAGATCATATTCTTAGTTTGGAAAGTTTGGATTTTGAATTTATCAAGAACTTTTTGAGCAATCCTGAGAATAATATGGAAGGTATTGTTTTCCATCATCCCGCTGATCATCGTATGTGTAAGATTAGAAAGTCTGATTTTGGCGTGCGCAGAAAAGAGGTAAAAGAACTTGTTGTTTAA
- a CDS encoding peptidase, which translates to MLQAEIKSLLKEDISILIKVPNSAKHYLCDCGEASLLTVKEVQSVSAVFISHTHIDHFSNFDGIFRHQIGSGEKIVICGPKNIHQQIEARLKSYTWNLIDENAIEYEIREIVSKEEINVYQLRPPHWNLEFLKTQNFLFENEYVNVDFAILDHKTDSIAYLFKEKDSVTFNENGSEFKKGKWISELKTAFENNDSDKEIEVEKTVYKASELFHLLTKNIGYKLGVIMDHSVSEDNYEKIKTVFKEADLVYIETFYKDEDQEFAKINYHSFASASGKIMNECKVKDAIPIHFSRRYVESDKLEIETAFYKAFQRN; encoded by the coding sequence ATGTTACAAGCAGAAATAAAAAGTCTTTTAAAAGAAGACATCAGCATATTAATAAAAGTTCCAAATTCAGCAAAACACTATCTGTGTGATTGCGGTGAAGCGAGTTTGTTGACGGTGAAAGAAGTTCAATCTGTTTCGGCGGTTTTCATCAGTCATACTCATATTGATCATTTTTCAAATTTTGATGGAATTTTCAGACATCAGATTGGAAGCGGCGAAAAAATCGTGATTTGCGGACCGAAAAATATTCATCAACAAATTGAAGCAAGATTAAAATCTTACACATGGAATTTAATTGATGAAAATGCGATTGAATATGAGATCCGAGAAATCGTTTCAAAGGAAGAAATTAATGTTTATCAACTTCGTCCGCCGCATTGGAATCTTGAATTTTTAAAAACTCAGAATTTCCTTTTTGAAAATGAATATGTGAATGTTGATTTCGCAATTTTGGATCACAAAACAGATTCTATCGCTTATTTATTCAAGGAAAAAGATTCAGTGACTTTCAATGAAAACGGTTCTGAATTTAAGAAAGGAAAATGGATCAGCGAATTGAAAACTGCTTTTGAAAATAATGATTCCGACAAAGAAATTGAGGTTGAAAAAACAGTGTACAAAGCTTCTGAATTATTTCATTTATTGACAAAAAATATTGGTTATAAGCTAGGAGTCATTATGGATCATTCCGTTAGTGAAGACAATTATGAAAAAATCAAAACGGTTTTCAAAGAAGCGGATTTGGTCTATATCGAAACATTTTATAAAGATGAAGATCAGGAATTTGCGAAGATCAATTATCACAGCTTTGCATCTGCATCCGGAAAAATTATGAATGAGTGTAAAGTAAAAGATGCGATTCCAATTCACTTTTCAAGACGATATGTTGAAAGTGATAAACTGGAAATCGAAACGGCTTTTTATAAAGCGTTTCAAAGAAATTAA